The following is a genomic window from Amycolatopsis sp. BJA-103.
CTGGAGGTCGTGAACACGACCACGATCATCACGGAACTCGGGCTGGATCCGGCCGACGAGCGGCACTCGGCCTTCTCCGCCGAGCTCCGCTCCGGCCTGTCCCTGGTCGAAGACAGACTTCAGGAGGTGTTGCGCAGCCCCGGTTATCCGTATCTCACCGAAGCGGCCACCCATCTCGTCCGCGCGGGCGGGAAGCGGCTCCGGCCGTTGATGGCGCTGGCCGGAGCGTCGTTCGGCGACGGGCGGGACGAGGCGATCTCGGCGGCGGTGCTCGTCGAGCTCGTCCACGTCGCGACGCTCTACCACGACGACGTCATGGACGAGGCGCCGATGCGGCATGGGGTGACGAGTGCGAATTCCTTGTGGGGCAACAAGAAGGCCGTCTTGATCGGAGACTACGTGCTCGCTTGCGCGGCGCGGGTCGGTGCCGGGCTCGGCGATTACGCGTTGCGGTCGCAGGCGAAGACGTTCGGCAGGCTCGTCCGGGGCCAGTTCCTCGAAACGACCGGGCCGTTCGAGGACTGCGGCAGTCACGCGCCCTACGAACACCACATCCAGGTGATGGCCGACAAGTCCGCGTCGCTGATCGCGATGGCGGGACGGCTCGGCGGCCAGGTGGCGGGCGCCGACGAGCGGATCATCGAAACGTTGGGCCAGTACGGCGAACTGATCGGCGTCGCGTTCCAGATCTCCGACGACGTCCTCGACATCTCCGCGTCCACCACCGACCTCGGCAAGTCGGCGGGCACCGACCTCCGCGAGGGCATCGTCACCCTGCCGATGCTCCACGCGCTCGACGACGAGGGTCCCGGCGCCGCGCGTTTGCGGGAGATCATCGGGCACGGGCCGGTTCCCGACCCCGCGCTCCGGGACGAGGCGCTCGGGCTCCTGCGCGGCTCCGCCGGTGTCGATCGCGCCCTGGCGGAAGCTCACGGTTACGCCGCCAAAGCACGGGACCTCGCGCTCAGCCTCCCCGACCGCCCGGCCCGAGCGCTGCTGATCGGTCTTTCGGCGTTCGTGGTCGACCGCGGCGAATAGGCCCACGGCGGCCGTGACCGGGGTCAAGGTGGCGGGATGACCAGCGACCATTTCATCACCGAGTGGCTCGAATAAATTCTGTCGGACGCAAGAAAACCCTTTCCGGGGCTAGAATCCGACGATGTGCTCGTGGCCGGCGGGCACCCGAGACGACGGGAACCGGGAACTGTGACCGACGTGGCGGACCGCAGCGGTGACCACACCCGCCAGGTGGACAGATTCGATCAACGGCGCGCGCAGCTGGCGATGTCGGCGCTGGTCACGCTGTCCGAACTGGGCTACGCGCGCACGAGCCTCCGGGAGATCGCGCAGAACTCCGAGTTCTCCCACGGGGTCCTGCACTACTACTTCCGGAACAAGGTCGAGCTGATCACCTACTGCGTCAAACAGTACAAGGCCGAATGCGTCACCCGGTACGACCGGATAGTCGAGACCGCGGAAACGGCCGAAGAACTGAAACAGGCCTTCGGCGCCGCGTCGGCGTCCACCCTGCGCGAAGACGCCAGGCTGCATCGGCTCTGGTACGACCTGCGCAACCAAAGCCTGTTCGAGAAGGTGTTCCGGGCCGACGTGCTCGCCATCGACGAGACACTCGAACTGATGATCTGGCGGATCGTCGCCCGGTACGCGGAGCTACTGGACAAGCCGCTGGATCTCACACCGTCGACGACGTACGCGCTCTTCGACGGCCTGTTCCAGCAAGGCCTGCTGAAACACCTCGCCGGCCGGGAGGACGCGGCGAGGTGCCTTCAGGATTCGGTGGAGCAGGTACTGGCGCGCCTTTTCACCACGTGATCGTCGGGTACCAGATGACGCCGGTCCGGCCCAGTACCCGCAGGTCCCAGTACAGCAGCGTGAACGTGCCCGCGACCAGCAGCGCGGCGCCGGTCACCACGGCGATCCTGGCGGGCTTGGCGAGCATCCACCGCTGCAGCCGCCCGCCCGTGCCGTGCGTGAGCAGCAGGAACAACAGCGCCATCACCAGGATGTTGCCGACCGACTGGAGGGCGAACGCGGCAGCGCCGTAGAAGACGTTGTGGCTTTCGGCGGCGCTGCGGAACATCATCCGGAACAGCGGGAACGGCCTGCCGACGAGGAATCCGCCGATGAGCACGCCCATCAGGACGAGCGGCGCCGGCGGGAACCGGCGGGTGAGGCCGGCGATCGGGTTGCGGACGATGCCGACGGAAGCGAGGCCCAGCACGATGAACACGATCCCGATCACGCCGTAGACGATCATCGACTGGATGTTCCGCGGTGTGAGCCCGCCCGGCGACGAAGCGGTGGAGAACTGCGGCATCCGGGTTCCGACGAGGGCGACGATGACGCCGTACACCACGGAAACGGTCAGCATGCCCGCCGCGATCCAGGCCAGCGGCTTCAAGGTGTCGACGAACTTCGGCCGCCCGGAGGTCTCTCCGCCGACAAGCGGGGCGACCGCACCGAACGCGGCGATGTTGCACGCGGTGAACGTACCGGCGAGCCCCGAAACGAACGCGAAGAACGTCCCGGCGAGCACACCGCCGATCGGGGTCTCCTTGGCGTTGTGCCCCAGGAGGGTGTTGGCCACGCTGTCACCGATCACACTGTCCACAAAGGGTGCCGACCAGATCACCGTCAGCGCGAAACCGGCGAGGACGGACCAGCAGACCACACGCCACCGGTGTTCCGGATACGGTCCGGAGCCGAGAAAGGTCGATCGCGGGGAAACGGGGACGCGTTCGGTGATCGACATTCGTACCTCCAGCGAAGGACTCCCCCAGGACTCGTACTCATCGTTGTTCCGCGGAAGGGGGTGCGCCACCTCCAAAGTGCCGATCCACCCTTGGTCCGATCGGCTCCGGGTAATCCGGAGTGCGGGCGGCTCCGCTCGTGAAGCGTCGATCCATCGGATCCTGACAAACAACCTCGAAAAGATGAGAGCGCCGAAGTTTCGTGGGATCCTCGTCGGACGAGGTTTTCGGCTACGGACCCAGCGGAGGACGATGGAGTTCGACGAGGTCGCGGACGAGCTCTACGCGGGCGATCCGGCCGTTTTCGTGTCGGTGCGCAATCAGCGGGCGAAGGAGGCCAAGGTCGCGGGCGACGCCGCCTTGGCCGAACGTATCCGTGCGCTCCGGAAGCCCACGCTCGCGGCCACCATCCTCAACCGCCGGGCCGGTTCCCCCGAACTGGAGGAGCTGGCCCGACTCGGCGAGGATCTGCGGCGCGCGCATTCGGCGCTGGCGGGCGCGGACCTGCGCAAGCTCACCCGGCAGCGTCAGGACCTGGTGAACCGGATCCTGCGGGGCGAACGCGCGATGAGCGAGCCCGTCGCCCGTGAAGTCGAAGCGACCCTCGAAGCCGTCGTCGCGGATCCCGAGGTGGCCGCGCTCGCGCTGGCCGGGCGGTTGAGCAGCGGCGCGGACAGTGCCGGCGACCAATGGCTGACCAGTGGGTTCACCCCGCAACCGAGGCGAGAACCCGCGCCGGAGCGGGAAAAGCCCGCCACCGTGTCGCATTTGGACGATCGGCGGAAGGCAAAACGGAAGGCCGCCGAAAAGGCCGAGCAAGAGCACACCGCCAAGGCTCGCGAGGAGGCCGAACGCGAGCAGAAGCGGGTGGCGGAGTTCAACCGGCTCCGGCGCGAGGCGGCCGATCTCGCGAAGGCCTGCAAGCAGGCCGAAATCGACCTCGCCCGCGCAGAACGCCGGGCCGAGAAGGTCACGGAGAAGGCGAACGATCTCCGGCAGCGGCTCGCCGACGCCGAGCTCGAGGAAGAGGCGACGAACGGTGACACCGCCGCCGCCCAGACCACCCTGGACGATCTGCGCGGCGAAGCGGCGCGGATCGACGAGGCCCTCGAACAGTTCTAAGCAGGCTGGCGTTCGCGGACCCGCGTGGCGGTCACCCGGCGGCCGTAAGCCGTCTTCCCGCCTGGCTTGTACACCGACAGGACGGTCATGGTCAGGTACATCGTCGTGGACACGATGATCGGATAGAACCCGTCCACGCGACGGCCCAGGTCGACGAACGCACCGTCCATAGTGGACTCGGCGGCCGCCGCCAGTTCCCGGAGTCCCGGCAGCAGGGAGAACACCGTCAGCCCGACCGCGATCAGGGTCAGCACCAGTTTGATCGCGACCCACTTGTACCGGACCAGCCCCCATTTCGTGCCGACGCCGAGCACGATCCCGCTGACCAGGGCGGTCAGGCTGACCGGCAGCAGGAGATAGCCGCCGACCTGGTCCATCATCAGGATGGCCGCGTGCTGGCGCCGGGGATCGTCGGTGAACACGGAGGTGAAGGTCAGCACCGTGTTCACCATGGTGATCCCGAGCCAGCCGAGGGACGAGACGACATGGACGACGAGGACGAGTTTCCGCCACCGCGGGGTGAGCGTCGTCGGCGGTCGCCGCACTGTGGAAGTACTCATGCGACCAGTGTTTCCGCGCGCGGCGCTCCCGTCGTCCGTCGAGGAGCGGCACCTCGCCTACGTATCGCGGAGTACGAGCCCCCGGACGTACGCGGCCTGCCCGGCGTGCTGGAGGTCGTCGGAAAGCACGCTGACCAGGCGAACCCCGAGGGTGACGGGCGGATCCCACGCGTCGTCGACGATCCGGTCGAGGTCGGCTTCGCCGAGGCAGGCGACCGGCTCGCGACCAGTTGCCCGGCGTCCAGGCCCTCGACCGCCTCGTGCACGACCTCCTGGACACGGCCGAATCCGTCGGCCACCACTTCGGCCGGTTTCATCGATTCCCCTTCCGACGTCTGGGGCCCGCGATGCCACCGCGAGGTGACCTCAGCCTTGC
Proteins encoded in this region:
- a CDS encoding TetR/AcrR family transcriptional regulator, producing MTDVADRSGDHTRQVDRFDQRRAQLAMSALVTLSELGYARTSLREIAQNSEFSHGVLHYYFRNKVELITYCVKQYKAECVTRYDRIVETAETAEELKQAFGAASASTLREDARLHRLWYDLRNQSLFEKVFRADVLAIDETLELMIWRIVARYAELLDKPLDLTPSTTYALFDGLFQQGLLKHLAGREDAARCLQDSVEQVLARLFTT
- a CDS encoding polyprenyl synthetase family protein → MNTTTIITELGLDPADERHSAFSAELRSGLSLVEDRLQEVLRSPGYPYLTEAATHLVRAGGKRLRPLMALAGASFGDGRDEAISAAVLVELVHVATLYHDDVMDEAPMRHGVTSANSLWGNKKAVLIGDYVLACAARVGAGLGDYALRSQAKTFGRLVRGQFLETTGPFEDCGSHAPYEHHIQVMADKSASLIAMAGRLGGQVAGADERIIETLGQYGELIGVAFQISDDVLDISASTTDLGKSAGTDLREGIVTLPMLHALDDEGPGAARLREIIGHGPVPDPALRDEALGLLRGSAGVDRALAEAHGYAAKARDLALSLPDRPARALLIGLSAFVVDRGE